The following DNA comes from Papaver somniferum cultivar HN1 chromosome 4, ASM357369v1, whole genome shotgun sequence.
TTTTTGTTTTAGAGGTTTGTTAATTGCTGTAATTTGCAATATCTCCATATTTGTTTCCTTTAGATTTTGTCCAGCTCAACAAGTCATAATTGCTTTCTTTTTATATAAGTTTGATGGTTGGTGAAGTCAAAATCTTGGGGAATGAAAAGGTCTCTCAAGTTCAAGCTCCGTTGTTTAGCCGGAACACAATATTTCAATGAAGCTAACGAATTAGCACCAACATCTGTTGATAAGTTTATACAGTAACGAAGCAACAACATTAGTTGATCGGTACCACAACGGTGATGAAATTTTAGGAAGTGGCCAGGATTATGCTTTGTTTACCTTACCATTTTCCAACCCAGCTCTAGATTTGTAAGCTATCTTTGCCATAGATGTGAGTCAGGTGACAGAGAGGTAATGAAGCTATTGTGATGTTATTCGAATGAGTTTGGTAATTCTTCTCCGTGTGGTATTTATCTCACTTCAACTATTTGTAGTCTTTATCAGttgaaaatcaaaacctaaaccaTAGAGTTCTTTTCACGATGCATGGCATTGCACTTACTAAGTGGCACGCTCCCTAAAATTTGGTTCCATAATTAGTGTCCTATGTATTTAAACCAGCTAAGTTCCGTTATTAAGAGCAACAACACGACCCGAATATAATCAAGAACATATATATACGTCAAATGTTAGAAGTTAACATTCGGAAACGACAACAACATCACCAACCCAGAGCCTGTGACGTTACGGCACGAGTCACACCCtagtctatattataagggacaatggtatTTTCCTATTTGGACGGATATTTGTAGTTTGGGATATAAAGAACGGTCCGGATTGAGTTAATATGTGTTTTCACTTTCTCTTGGGTTTTTCACGTCGGACCGAGACATAAACGACGGTCCATATAAAGCTACTAATATGTGTTTTTCTGCTGGACGGTGGCCTGTATTTGGGATCATAAAGATCGGCAGATCGCACCAAATTTTCTTAGACTTTACCGATACCGATACCCGGCTAAATTCATTTTATTGGATTTATATCCAGAAGACAGTGTTTATAGTTTTCACAACTGTGAATATCTTGTTTATTCTTATTGATATATATAGTGAAGTTACAACAAAATAAGTTACAACAAAATAGAGATATTCTAGGAAAGAACTATATTTACGTAAGACTAAGTTTAGGAAAGACCTagtaaactgggaaacctaatagacTAAGGAAACATGAGTAAcaagaatatattttctctaacaccccccctcaagttggaggatTCGAGTCAGATCGAATACCCAACTTGCTAACCAAATGTTGAAATTGCTTGACACCTAAAGGTTTTGTGAATAAATCTGCAAGCTGTTCAGAAGACGGTAGATGTTGTGGTTTAATTAAGCCGTTGAGCAGTTTCTCCCGTACGAAATAACAATCAATTTCGATGTGCTTCGTCCTCTCGTGAAATACTGGATTTTGAGCAATGTGAATAGCTGCCTGACTGTCACAGGAAACAACTATTGGAAGAATACAAGGAATTCTTAAATCCTGAAACAAATAACGAAGCCATTGTAGTTCTGCAGTTAAATGTGCAAGAGCACGATATTCAGCTCCGCGCGAAGAACGAGCAACCGTGGGTTGCTTTTTAGATTTCCAGGAAACTGGGCTGTTACCTATAGTAACAAGGTATCCAGTAGTGGATCGGCGGGTCATTGGGCAGCCTGCCCAATCAGAGTCGGTATATCCTTTGAGTATCAAAGGAGTGGAAGAGGCCAGAAAAATTCCATGACCAATAGTACCTTTAAGGTATCGTAAAACATGATTAGCAGCATCCAGATGTGAAGAATGAGGACGTTGCATAAATTGGCTTAAATAATTCACTGCATAAGTGATATCTGGTCGTGTGACTGTAAGGTATAAAAGACGACCAATTAAGCGCCGATAAATACTAGGATCTGGCAAAGGTGTACCAGCCTCGGATGTCAGTTTTAGATGTGCATCCATAGGAAAAGAAGAGGTGCGCGTTCCAGTGAGTCCAGAATCCTTTAGGATATCCAGAATGTACTTCCTTTGAcaaagaaaaattcctttggaagaACGAGAAACTTCGATGCCCAAGAAGTATtgtaattttcccaaatctttgatTGAGAAATAGGACGCAAGTCTGGATTTGAGAGAGTTGATGAAAATATTATCAGTACCGGTGataatgatatcatcaacataaatgaGGACAAAAATGGATTTATTTCCTTTATGAtatgtgaagagagaattatcaCATAATGATTTTTGGAAACCTTCAGCAAGTAATACCGAAGAAAATTTGGCAAACCATTGCCTTGAAGCTTGTTTCAGcccatataaagatttttttaatCTTAGAACTTTGGAGGGACCCTCAGAACCTAAACCAGGGGGTAatttcatgtatatttcttcatcaagatcGCCTTGAAGGAATGCATTattgacatcaagttgatgaagGGACCATCCTCGAATGGCGGCAATGGATAATAGCACACGCATAGTGACGAGTTTAGCAACCGGAGCAAAAGTATCAtaaaaatcaattccttcttgttgaGTATATCCTTTTGCCACTAGGCGAGCCTTATATCGTTCCACTGTACCATCGGCATGAAATTTAATTTTAAACACCCATTTACAGCCTATTCCACTTTACTTAAAACCCGGTGGAAGATCAACCTGAATCCAAGTGTCGTTGGCTTGCAGAGCGAGAATTTCTTTGGCCATAGCTGCTCTCCATTTAGGGCATAGTTTGGCCTGGGAGTATGTTTTGGGTTCCTCCGTAAGAAGCACCTGAGCTAGGAAAGCTTTATGAGCTGGAGAAAATTTATCAAACGATAAATATTGAGTCATTGGATAAACTGAAGTGGAATTGCATTTCGGAAGATTGCAGTGATAATCCTTCAAGTACGAAGGTGCGGACTTTGTACGAATTGGCCGTGAGGATGATATATCCGGCACAGGAGAAGCTGGTGATGAGGATGTAGTAGAAGAATGATGGGCAGTGTGCGAATGAGAGGAATTGGTTTGCATCACAGAATTATCTTGCGATGGCATTTCGGCGGAAGAGAAGTGATGTTGAGAATTTATAAGGGGGTCCTGTGCCACTGGGGCCGGGGATGTTTGTGAAATAGTAGAGTGTTGCGTAGAGTTATCTCCATGTGGAAGTAGAATGGAGTCATAGAACGCAAGATCAGAGTCGCGTGCATGATTGGCGATAGTTGAATGCGGAAGAGAGCCAATATCATGAAAGGGAAAAATTGTTTCATGAAACACAACATCTCTGGATATGTAAATTGTCTTGGAATCAAGGTCATATATTTTGTAGCCTTTCTGGTTGTAAGGATAGCCAACAAAAATGCCCGGTCTAGCACGAGCATCGAATTTGTGAGACGGACGTGGATTGCGGCCAAAACAAAGGCAACCAAAAACCCGTAAATGAGAATAAGACGGTAATGTGGACAATAGCATTTCGTGAAGGGATTTGTGGGATAAGACTGGGGTTGGCATTTTGTTGATTAAATATGCCGCAGTCAATATGCATTCACCCCAAAATTGTAAAGGAACATTAGACTGAAAACGTAAAGCACGAGCTACATTAAGGAGATGTCTATGTTTACGTTCGACaattccattttgttgaggtgtgtatACACAACTTGTTTGATGTAAAATACCATTCTGATGAAACCAAGACTGGAGTTCTTTAGATTTAAATTCAGAACCATTATCAGAACGAAAAGTTTGAAGTTGAGGAATGAATGTAGTATGAGTACCAGAAGTTATGGTAGCAATTTTGTGACCATATTGTCGAATCCCAAATTGGAAAAATTTTTGTAAACATATTAGAGTTTCTGATTTGGCAACCATGAGATAAACCCAAGTGCATCTAGTATAATCATCAACTAAAGTGAGAAAATATCTGGCACCCGTAGAGGATGCCACGGAAAATGGTCCCCAAAGATCAGCATGAATTAGCTGGAAAGCATAAGAAGAAGAAGTACTTTTATTAAATGGTAACCTTGTTTGTTTAGCCAAGGGACACACAATACAAGAGTGAATATTCTTGGAGTCAATGCAATTAAAAGTGCGAGATAAGAAACGAAAACAATCCTCACTGGGATGGCCTAAACGGCAATGCCACATATCCATTGGCCTCTTATTtgcaataaaagaaaaaacagaaggaCGGAAGCTAAAATGATATAGGCCTGCAATGCGCctactccatccaatctcctTGTTCGTTTGAAGGTCCTGGAAGACACACGAATCATGAGAGAATTTAATACAACAATTGGTTGTTTTTGTTAATTGACTGACCGATATGAGATTGAACTTAAAActgggaacatgaagaacttttAGTAATTTGATttgaggtgataaatcaatattaCCAACATGACTCACAGAGGTAAACGATCCATCTGGCAATTGAACTTCAATTGGTTTATCAACCAACGCATAAGTAGTGAAATACGATAAAGAAGAGCATATATGGTGCGTAGCACCACTGTCGACAATCCAAGTAGATAAAGAACAAGCAAATAGTCTTGGCAAAGAAGAAATAGACGGTAAAGTGGAGGCACAACTGCAAATTGTAGCAATATGTGGAAATAATGAAGCACGGTCACCAGCGAAATTGGCAGAGAACAAAGAAGGAATTTTGGCAGAGAACTCACCCACGAAATTGGCTGCTGGAGAGGAAATATCGCTGCTGTGTGGAGGGGCTAGCAGGTTGATAAGTTGCTGGTACTGTTCGGCAGTGATGGTGGGTGCAGTTGGGAGCGTGTCAGAGACGTTGCAGTGCTGTCCAGGAGGAGCGACAGCAGCCAGGGCATGactggcagcaacagcagcagctttGGAGGGTTCGTTACCGCTGCTGTTAGGGTAACCATGAAGCTTCCAGCACACCGGACGTGTATGGCCATGCCGATTATAATGATCGCAAAAGGGTCGTGGACGTTTGTTGCTGTTGGAGTGGCTGTTGACCTAGCGAAACTGGGATGAAGTGCGATAGCTCCTATTGTCTGTGCGAGCAGCAGACAAGGCCGCAGAGTCAAGAAGAGGAACAGCAGCAGAGTTGAGGCCTTGTTGCTCTTCCTCTTGCCTGACGAGATTG
Coding sequences within:
- the LOC113273043 gene encoding uncharacterized protein LOC113273043, whose product is MRVLLSIAAIRGWSLHQLDVNNAFLQGDLDEEIYMKLPPGLGSEGPSKVLRLKKSLYGLKQASRQWFAKFSSVLLAEGFQKSLCDNSLFTYHKGNKSIFVLIYVDDIIITGTDNIFINSLKSRLASYFSIKDLGKLQYFLGIEVSRSSKGIFLCQRKYILDILKDSGLTGTRTSSFPMDAHLKLTSEAGTPLPDPSIYRRLIGRLLYLTVTRPDITYAVNYLSQFMQRPHSSHLDAANHVLRYLKGTIGHGIFLASSTPLILKGYTDSDWAGCPMTRRSTTGYLVTIGNSPVSWKSKKQPTVARSSRGAEYRALAHLTAELQWLRYLFQDLRIPCILPIVVSCDSQAAIHIAQNPVFHERTKHIEIDCYFVREKLLNGLIKPQHLPSSEQLADLFTKPLGVKQFQHLVSKLGIRSDSNPPT